One window from the genome of Hydractinia symbiolongicarpus strain clone_291-10 chromosome 1, HSymV2.1, whole genome shotgun sequence encodes:
- the LOC130625597 gene encoding potassium channel subfamily K member 2-like produces MSLSSCKQELNELSKVARRNLLRFLLFLVFVNTYVTLGAFLFFYIEECYDVIPVSLTEAEINLKAICFNITNKHANLNSSLLSYESEFCQSIYHLENPTCKMDLFAFSRWAMYTSSVASTIGYGNVVTRSDTGKIVTMIYAIPGIALTAGTYLPAARGLIAMTKYFLIVFEISFLKRKNIKLFPIKVFVIQTCLAILLMLWCSLLSTLKQLEGFSLLNSIYFSFISLTTIGFGDYYYKYERYIKQPWLFFPAMLSFFSGMGMFASVVSSLGDVLSSYSTNEKKKRKYTVTNEHATN; encoded by the exons ATGTCTCTCTCCAGTTGCAAGCAAGAATTAAATGAGCTATCCAAAGTAGCACGAAGAAATCTACTTCGCTTTCTTTTATTCCTTGTTTTTGTAAATACCTACGTTACGCTtggtgcatttttatttttttatatcgaaGAGTGTTACGATGTGATTCCGGTTTCTTTAACTGAAGCTGAAATTAATCTGAAAGCAATTTGTTTTAACATCACCAACAAACATGCAAATTTAAACAGCTCATTACTGTCTTATGAAAGTGAATTTTGCCAGAGTATATATCACCTGGAAAATCCTACTTGTAAGATGGACCTTTTTGCATTTAGCAGGTGGGCAATGTATACTTCCTCCGTTGCTAGCACCATAG GTTATGGAAATGTTGTCACCAGGTCGGATACCGGCAAAATAGTTACTATGATTTACGCCATACCTGGGATTGCATTAACTGCTGGGACATATCTCCCAGCAGCCCGTGGATTGATTGCTATGacaaaatactttttaattGTATTTGAAATCAgctttctaaaaagaaaaaatatcaagCTGTTTCCCATAAAAGTCTTTGTTATCCAAACATGTCTTGCCATCTTACTAATGTTGTGGTGTAGTTTACTAAGCACTTTAAAACAATTAGAGGGATTCTCGTTACTAAACTCGATCTATTTTTCATTTATATCTCTTACAACCATTGGTTTTGGCGACTATTATTATAAGTATGAAAGGTATATTAAACAGCCGTGGTTGTTTTTCCCTGCAATGCTTTCATTCTTCTCCGGCATGGGTATGTTTGCTTCAGTAGTCTCAAGTCTTGGTGATGTGTTGTCAAGTTATTCCACTaatgaaaagaagaaaagaaagtacactgtcaCTAATGAACATGCAACGAATTAG